One part of the Mya arenaria isolate MELC-2E11 chromosome 3, ASM2691426v1 genome encodes these proteins:
- the LOC128228451 gene encoding receptor-type tyrosine-protein phosphatase T-like — protein MGDYRHVGFIFVFVYLNRFYFSLSLACNVDSNGFHRFGPDCEHLCHCVGNKMCDGKTGECDECEGPWFGPACQYYDIAFKFSDPNSTRKAYGSRHLDNISPPMYSHLAHDGNYSTCSSTNNTSAGSGRKINPFWSIYFINNTRFNDFQLVLSDNKTLKAYFKGYKIYIENLTSWGYSDEEKIKVPLTTSRSLCYQQNGSKIANRTMVVQCENTLIGNSVRIEMANKNTQLVLCDIKISAGRNIAFGKRLTLSPNIIQTTYSSTVAVDGNTDTACPRINVHDNQPYWIQVDLMQQVELNLIEITRYPTDGFPDTGFKIEVYNNSTSLFEKVFDNSTDVRPMTGIVLTSKGQYFKIRQMAGKQHLDMCEIQMFGYCPENYCGYNCSIPCNCRVPGSMKDRLTGVCTSGCAGRSTGRNGLCDHVCSNTTWGEECTYQCGHCNNGDSCNVSNGHCKTCAPGYKPTPKCEDECDLDKYGFNCSRNCGHCGLGLDCDKASGYCSAGCDAGWNGTLCDQECENGTYGSNCLETCGNCVAGCKKRTGTCLGGCLSGFKGETCKDIASSSGSVIAGSVVVVIVIAVGIVISVIFIRRRKAKPIKRRTAKSTYANGTEDDQSGINMVGENNVYINTTAVQQTSTAQDIGEATVIASGAFNITECDEPSVYYNTEPFKRKASFHSINPIAVRELEGYLKVHYNDIDFFERKFQEIPSGLQFPTTAAKRSENIGKNRYKGLYAYDHSRVVLQTETSYINACFIKGFQKTISYVASQGPMESNMEDFWQMIWEQNIQTVVMVTNLVEETKMKCLQYWGEGLKHKTAYGNFEVTLMKEEVFADFCIRTVGFHRTTHPSERRKLTQFHYTSWPDKDVPQSPISLIHFWRKVKLRGGQRKHPWLVHCSAGIGRTGTFIAMDYLYDQGRATEVVDIAQCVTDLREDRVNMVQTVGQYRLLHRLMLELFVLPFEPVRNELFDNTFREMSRVAHKSKSRKSRLRLQYEDLDKGLEMDSVDDDIACTNALLPDNYSKNRFDHILSADEYRPFLRSQGKGRNNYINAVFMPSYTNPKGFIISQLPLPSTAVDVCRLIIDEEINLVVQFDDSGKEEIGRFLPENEEKMKIDAFEVRRVRTYSGQDCQIQTVCLKLNHRTRTFKHILFKKWTRNRLVPPDSSSLLNLVKEVEGQQSPEDDWDSPILVLCLNGAERSGLFVVLMNILERCRVEGEVSIPQVIRYLRSRRKQIVPNLEQYVYCHNVTAKYLESSMTYANLQSAGSDA, from the exons ATGGGGGACTACCGACATGttggatttatttttgtttttgtgtatctTAACAGATTTTACTTTTCAC tgaGTTTAGCCTGCAATGTCGACAGTAATGGTTTTCATCGTTTCGGGCCAGACTGTGAGCACCTTTGTCACTGCGTTGGAAACAAAATGTGTGATGGTAAAACAGGGGAGTGTGACGAGTGTGAAGGACCCTGGTTTGGACCCGCATGCCAGTACT AtgatattgcatttaaattttcTGACCCGAACTCAACGAGGAAAGCATACGGGTCACGGCACTTAGATAATATTTCACCACCAATGTATTCGCATCTCGCCCATGATGGAAACTATTCAACCTGTagctccacaaacaacacatctgCTGGAAGTGGAAGAAAGATCAATCCTTTCTGGAGCATTTACTTTATAAACAACACACGATTTAACGATTTTCAACTGGTGTTGTCAGACAATAAAACTCTCAAAG CGTACTTTAAAGGATATAAGATCTACATAGAAAACCTCACATCATGGGGTTACTCAGATGAGGAAAAAATCAAAGTACCGCTGACCACTAGTCGTTCCCTGTGTTACCAGCAAAACGGTAGCAAAATCGCGAATCGAACCATGGTTGTGCAGTGTGAAAATACCTTAATTGGAAACTCAGTCAGGATTGAGATGGCCAACAAAAATACACAGCTAGTTCTCTGTGATATCAAAATTAGCGCAG GAAGGAACATAGCGTTTGGGAAAAGGTTAACTCTAAGCCCGAACATCATACAGACTACGTATTCATCAACAGTAGCAGTTGATGGAAACACAGACACAGCTTGCCCTCGGATTAACGTGCATGATAACCAGCCTTATTGGATACAAGTTGATCTGATGCAACAAGTAGAATTGAACTTGATTGAGATCACTAGATATCCAACAG ATGGTTTCCCAGATACTGGATTTAAGATTGAAGTATACAACAATTCAACAAGTCTTTTCGAAAAGGTTTTTGATAATTCAACCGACGTTCGACCAATGACTGGAATTGTCTTGACGTCAAAAGGGCAGTATTTCAAAATACGACAAATGGCCGGAAAGCAACACTTAGATATGTGTGAAATACAAATGTTTGGAT ATTGTCCGGAGAACTATTGCGGATACAACTGTTCTATTCCCTGTAACTGTCGAGTCCCAGGATCTATGAAAGACAGACTGACCGGAGTTTGTACTTCCGGTTGTGCTGGCAGATCAACAGGACGAAATGGACTGTGTGACCATG ttTGTAGTAATACCACGTGGGGAGAGGAATGTACATATCAATGTGGCCACTGCAACAATGGAGATTCGTGCAACGTTAGCAATGGGCACTGCAAGACATGTGCACCGGGCTATAAGCCGACTCCAAAGTGTGAGGATG AATGTGACCTTGACAAGTATGGTTTCAACTGTTCGCGAAACTGTGGTCACTGTGGACTAGGGTTAGATTGTGACAAGGCGTCTGGATATTGTTCAGCAGGGTGTGATGCTGGATGGAACGGTACACTTTGTGACCAAG AATGTGAAAATGGAACGTACGGCTCGAATTGCTTAGAAACGTGCGGAAACTGCGTTGCGGGGTGTAAAAAGAGAACAGGCACTTGCTTGGGCGGATGTTTATCTGGTTTTAAAGGCGAAACCTGTAAAGACATTG CGTCTTCATCTGGGTCCGTTATTGCTGGAAGCGTTGTGGTTGTTATTGTTATCGCTGTCGGCATTGTCATCTCGGTTATATTCATAAGACGAAGGAAGGCCAAACCAATAAAACG ACGTACAGCAAAATCGACTTATGCAAATGGAACTGAAGATGACCAATCTGGTATAAACATGGTTGgggaaaacaatgtttacatcaACACCACTGCTGTTCAACAGACGAGCACTGCACAAG acatCGGCGAGGCAACAGTTATTGCCTCTGGTGCTTTTAACATAACAGAATGTGATGAACCGAGTGTGTATTACAATACAGAACCTTTCAAAAGAAAGGCGTCGTTCCACTCGATCAATCCCATCGCTGTCCGTGAACTTGAGGGGTATTTAAAAGTACACTACAATGATATTGATTTCTTCGAAAGAAAGTTTCAG GAAATCCCATCTGGCCTTCAGTTCCCTACAACAGCAGCAAAACGATCCGAAAATATTGGCAAAAACCGATATAAGGGATTATATGCAT ACGACCACTCCAGAGTTGTCCTACAAACTGAGACGAGCTACATCAATGCCTGCTTTATAAAA GGATTTCAAAAGACAATTTCCTATGTTGCGTCTCAGG GTCCTATGGAATCCAACATGGAGGATTTTTGGCAGATGATTTGGGAACAAAACATACAAACGGTTGTTATGGTAACCAATCTGGTGGAGGAAACAAAG ATGAAATGTCTACAGTACTGGGGCGAAGGACTCAAACATAAGACGGCTTATGGCAATTTTGAAGTTACTTTGATGAAGGAGGAAGTGTTTGCTGATTTCTGTATAAGAACAGTTGGATTTCACAGAACG ACACATCCATCGGAACGTCGTAAATTGACACAGTTTCACTACACATCCTGGCCGGACAAAGATGTGCCACAAAGTCCTATAAGCCTTATACACTTCTGGAGAAAAGTCAAACTTCGTGGTGGCCAAAGGAAACATCCGTGGCTTGTGCATTGCAG TGCGGGGATTGGCAGAACGGGGACATTCATAGCCATGGATTATCTCTACGACCAGGGAAGAGCGACAGAAGTTGTTGATATTGCACAGTGTGTCACAGATTTGAGAGAGGACAGAGTTAACATGGTGCAAACAGTG GGCCAGTACCGGCTCCTTCATCGTCTGATGTTGGAATTATTCGTACTCCCATTTGAACCAGTACGAAACGAGCTCTTTGACAATACCTTTAGAGAGATGTCACGTGTGGCACACAAATCAAAGTCTAGAAAATCCAGATTACGTCTTCAATACGAG GACTTAGACAAAGGCCTTGAGATGGATAGTGTTGATGACGACATTGCTTGCACAAATGCACTTTTACCTGACAATTACAGCAAAAACAGATTTGACCATATACTTTCAG CGGATGAATATCGCCCCTTCCTGCGCAGCCAAGGTAAGGGGAGAAACAACTACATTAACGCAGTCTTTATGCCG AGCTACACCAACCCAAAGGGGTTCATCATTAGCCAGTTGCCTCTTCCAAGTACAGCTGTCGACGTATGCAGACTCATTATAGACGAGGAAATCAATCTTGTTGTTCAATTTGATGATAGTGGGAAAGAAGAG ATTGGACGTTTCTTGCctgaaaatgaagaaaaaatgaaaatagacgCGTTTGAAGTTAGACGAGTACGAACGTATTCAGGGCAAGATTGTCAAATACAGACAGTCTGTCTAAAACTGAATCATAGG ACACGCACATTCAAACACATTCTGTTCAAGAAATGGACTAGAAATCGATTGGTTCCCCCAGACAGCAGCTCCTTGTTGAATCTTGTAAAAGAGGTTGAGGGACAGCAGTCTCCAGAAGATGATTGGGATTCTCCTATTCTTGTGCTTTGTTT GAACGGAGCTGAGAGgagtggtctgtttgtggtgctGATGAACATCTTGGAGAGATGTCGAGTGGAAGGCGAAGTATCCATTCCGCAGGTCATCAGATATCTTCGGTCACGGAGAAAGCAGATTGTCCCGAACTTG